One genomic segment of Rivularia sp. PCC 7116 includes these proteins:
- a CDS encoding YbjN domain-containing protein, protein MTSYQSGSETDETMDDLTTETESINHVEVIENVIDTLEQNDSAMVSHPAEGAYLWKFKYGSVEVFVQLTGTSDEDMITVWSSVLRLPGKDEPTMMRSLLQMNCSATLEARFGIIEDQVVVISKRTLEDLSAAEVSRLITIVATIADDNDEDLQSKYGK, encoded by the coding sequence ATGACATCTTACCAATCCGGTTCGGAAACCGACGAAACAATGGACGATTTAACTACAGAAACGGAAAGCATCAACCATGTTGAGGTGATTGAAAACGTTATCGATACCTTAGAGCAAAACGATAGCGCAATGGTTAGTCATCCTGCTGAAGGTGCTTATTTATGGAAGTTTAAGTACGGTAGTGTAGAAGTGTTTGTGCAATTGACGGGAACCAGCGATGAAGATATGATAACAGTCTGGTCTTCAGTGCTGAGGTTGCCAGGAAAAGACGAACCTACAATGATGCGATCGCTGTTACAAATGAACTGCTCTGCTACCTTAGAAGCACGCTTTGGTATTATTGAAGACCAGGTAGTAGTAATTTCAAAGCGTACATTAGAAGATTTATCCGCTGCGGAAGTTTCTCGTTTAATTACCATTGTGGCGACTATCGCGGATGATAATGACGAAGATTTGCAATCCAAATATGGCAAGTAA
- a CDS encoding WD40 repeat domain-containing serine/threonine-protein kinase: MSYCLNPHCQKPQNPKDDKFCLSCGTALLLKERYRAIKPIGQGGFGRTLLAVDEDKPSKPPCVVKQLLPQAQGTNNTQKAAELFEQEALRLDNLGRHNQIPDLLDYFTQEEHQYLVQEYIDGHNLLQILAEQGNFNETKIDELLNSLLPVLEFIHQNEVIHRDVKPENIIRSREGKLFLVDFGAAKVVTGTAMLQTGTSIGTPEFVAPEQSRGKAIYSSDLYSLGITCIYLLTGVSPFELFDISENNWVWQQYLVKNPVSDKLSYILDKLIPYATSRRYKSASEVLEDIKKEKGFYFEDKAYLENSNWDKILKTPSWECINTWYSHTDVVDSIAISLDGIILASGSHDETVKLWQISTGKQITTLNCESLIYAVAFSPDRHNVAIGYSDNDIQIWDIHSGKTRILKGHEGWFAGVNCVSFSPDGKILASAGGDKTVKLWDLTTNTEIHTFNNHKKWVSSVAFSPDGKIIASGSADGTAILQDLSDYRKLNILNHNHASDVIRTLAFSPDGKIITTGSEDSTIKLWEVNTGQEIYTFTGHKKSIRCVTFSPNGKILASSNHAQDIKLWDMNTNQEICTLSEHSEQVNSLAFSPDSKTLFSASDDNSIKVWQLI, from the coding sequence ATGAGTTATTGTCTTAACCCCCATTGTCAGAAGCCCCAAAATCCAAAAGATGATAAATTTTGCTTAAGTTGCGGTACAGCACTGCTGCTTAAAGAACGCTATCGCGCTATCAAACCAATTGGACAAGGTGGTTTTGGTAGAACTTTGTTAGCTGTTGATGAAGACAAACCGTCAAAACCACCCTGCGTTGTTAAGCAGTTACTTCCTCAAGCGCAAGGTACTAATAATACCCAAAAAGCTGCTGAATTATTTGAGCAAGAAGCTTTGAGATTGGATAATTTAGGCAGACACAATCAAATACCCGATTTATTAGATTATTTCACTCAGGAAGAACATCAATATTTAGTACAAGAATATATTGACGGGCATAATTTATTACAGATATTAGCCGAACAAGGTAATTTTAATGAAACTAAAATTGATGAATTACTAAATAGTTTGTTACCCGTACTAGAATTTATTCACCAAAATGAAGTAATTCACCGAGATGTTAAACCAGAAAATATTATTCGCAGTCGCGAAGGAAAGCTGTTTTTAGTAGACTTTGGTGCTGCGAAAGTTGTCACGGGAACTGCTATGTTGCAAACGGGAACCAGCATCGGCACTCCCGAATTTGTTGCTCCCGAACAATCTAGAGGTAAAGCTATTTATAGCAGCGATTTATATAGTTTGGGAATAACCTGTATTTATTTATTAACTGGAGTTTCTCCCTTTGAATTATTTGATATATCTGAAAATAATTGGGTATGGCAGCAGTATTTAGTTAAGAATCCTGTTAGCGATAAACTAAGTTATATTTTAGATAAACTTATTCCATATGCTACAAGTCGTCGCTATAAATCGGCAAGTGAAGTATTAGAGGATATTAAAAAAGAAAAAGGTTTTTACTTTGAAGACAAAGCATATTTAGAGAACTCAAATTGGGACAAAATATTAAAAACTCCCAGTTGGGAATGTATTAATACTTGGTACAGTCATACTGATGTAGTTGATTCTATTGCTATTAGCTTAGATGGAATAATTCTTGCTAGTGGAAGTCATGACGAAACAGTAAAGCTTTGGCAAATAAGTACGGGTAAACAAATTACAACTCTAAATTGTGAAAGCTTAATTTATGCTGTTGCTTTTAGCCCTGACAGACACAATGTTGCCATCGGATATTCTGACAATGATATTCAAATTTGGGATATACATTCGGGTAAAACCCGCATTTTAAAAGGGCATGAAGGGTGGTTTGCTGGAGTCAATTGTGTTAGTTTTAGCCCCGACGGAAAAATTCTTGCCAGTGCTGGAGGTGATAAAACAGTTAAATTATGGGATTTAACTACAAATACGGAAATTCATACTTTTAATAATCATAAAAAATGGGTTAGCAGTGTTGCTTTCAGCCCCGACGGAAAGATTATCGCTAGCGGTAGTGCTGACGGAACAGCTATACTTCAAGACTTAAGCGATTATAGAAAATTGAATATCCTTAATCATAATCATGCCTCTGATGTAATTAGAACTTTAGCTTTTAGCCCTGACGGAAAAATTATTACAACTGGCAGCGAAGACTCTACAATTAAGCTTTGGGAAGTCAATACCGGACAAGAAATTTACACGTTTACAGGACATAAAAAGTCGATTAGATGCGTTACCTTTAGCCCCAACGGAAAGATTCTTGCTAGTAGCAATCATGCCCAAGATATTAAGCTGTGGGATATGAATACAAACCAAGAAATATGTACTTTAAGCGAACATTCAGAACAAGTTAATTCTCTTGCTTTTAGTCCAGATAGTAAAACTTTGTTTAGCGCTAGCGATGATAACTCTATTAAGGTTTGGCAGCTTATATAA
- a CDS encoding serine/threonine-protein kinase, translating into MSYCFNPRCENPQNSTQDKFCLTCGTNLLLKERYRSIKIIGQGSFGRTLLTVDESKSEEYFCVIKQFLPQAQGTNNIQKAAELFEQEAERLDKLGRHNQIPKLLDYLIQEEHQYLVQEYIDGHDLAKVLKEKGKFKEQQIWELLNSLLPVLEYIHTQDVIHRDIKPQNIILGKDGKLYLVDFGAAKVVTGTAILQTGTSIGTPEFVAPEQSMGKATYSSDLYSLGVTCIHLLTEISPFDLFDISEYNWVWKQYLVNNPVRDELAHILDKLIETATSRRYQLANQVLKDVKTKFLNNEITDNFADYPNWKEFYKLKFNIEDVTATAISNDGMIFATAGYYYEKMQSFKTGHKKIHCLQLRRLNTNEILLDINSENWVNAVAISPDNKIFAIGDRDNNIKLWDINSGEQIYLLNAWHGAINDVSFSPDGKFLASGGDDTTIKLWDISNGSEIRTLKGHNKSVKSIVIAPRGDTLASIYSDGRAVLWDLTTGRIVHTLDNTNTPDGISSVAFSPDGKTIAIANRKKYNIKLWDIASNRKICNLTHNDSSAINLTFNLDGKIIASRDKYGHIRLWDINKKQEICTLYGNNSKVNSLIFSSEGQNQILLTSGCDKNILKFRDFNQSYVYNTQDFYYQCITDFNSHTSSIDSIAISPDGKNLASSSHDNTIKLWNISTGKELRSIDTKYSIYAIAFSPDGLTIASGDSKNNIYIWDINSGEKIRILEGHTGRFAGVNSLKFSPDGQILASAGGDKTVKLWNLNTGAEIMTLKGHERWVSSVAFSPDGKIFASGSADETANFWDLTTGEILETFKHNDEIRSIAFSPNGEIFATGSNDNTIKLWSVSNKEEVCTLKGHKRSIRYITFSPNGEILATSSYGNDIKLWDMNTKQAIFSLEGYLGKVNSIVWSADGKTLFSGSDDKTIKVWQCEEMK; encoded by the coding sequence ATGAGTTATTGTTTCAATCCGCGCTGCGAAAATCCTCAAAATTCGACCCAAGATAAATTTTGTTTAACTTGCGGTACCAATCTATTGTTAAAAGAGCGGTATCGCTCCATAAAAATAATTGGACAAGGCAGTTTTGGTAGAACCTTGTTAACTGTGGATGAAAGCAAATCTGAGGAATATTTTTGCGTTATCAAGCAGTTTCTTCCTCAAGCACAAGGTACTAATAATATTCAGAAGGCAGCCGAATTATTTGAGCAAGAAGCAGAAAGGTTAGATAAATTAGGCAGACACAATCAAATACCCAAGTTATTAGACTATTTAATTCAAGAAGAACATCAATATTTAGTTCAAGAATACATTGATGGACATGATTTAGCTAAAGTTCTCAAAGAAAAAGGAAAGTTTAAGGAACAGCAGATTTGGGAATTATTAAATAGTTTATTGCCAGTTTTAGAATACATTCATACCCAAGACGTTATTCATCGAGATATTAAGCCACAAAATATTATTCTTGGTAAAGATGGAAAGCTATACTTAGTAGATTTTGGTGCAGCTAAGGTTGTTACGGGAACTGCTATTTTGCAGACGGGAACTAGCATCGGCACTCCCGAATTTGTTGCGCCAGAACAGTCTATGGGGAAAGCAACTTACAGCAGCGATTTATATAGTTTAGGAGTTACCTGCATTCATTTATTAACTGAAATTTCTCCCTTTGATTTATTTGATATTTCCGAATATAACTGGGTGTGGAAGCAATATTTAGTTAATAATCCCGTCAGGGATGAATTAGCTCATATCTTAGATAAATTAATCGAAACTGCCACCAGTCGCCGCTATCAATTAGCAAATCAAGTTTTAAAAGATGTTAAAACTAAATTTTTAAATAACGAAATTACAGATAATTTTGCTGATTATCCTAATTGGAAAGAATTCTATAAACTTAAATTTAACATAGAAGATGTAACTGCTACTGCTATTAGTAATGACGGCATGATTTTTGCTACTGCTGGCTATTATTATGAAAAAATGCAAAGTTTCAAAACCGGACACAAGAAAATACATTGTTTACAATTGCGACGACTAAATACGAATGAAATACTTCTGGACATTAATTCTGAAAATTGGGTGAATGCTGTTGCGATTAGCCCCGATAACAAAATTTTTGCCATTGGCGATCGCGATAATAATATTAAACTTTGGGATATAAATTCTGGTGAACAAATCTATTTATTAAATGCTTGGCATGGTGCAATTAATGACGTTAGTTTTAGTCCTGATGGTAAATTTCTTGCTAGTGGTGGTGATGACACAACAATCAAGTTATGGGATATAAGTAATGGCTCGGAAATTCGTACTCTCAAAGGTCATAATAAATCAGTTAAAAGTATTGTTATTGCTCCAAGAGGGGATACTCTCGCTAGCATTTACAGTGATGGTAGAGCGGTACTGTGGGATTTAACTACGGGTAGAATAGTCCATACTCTTGATAATACTAATACTCCCGATGGAATTAGCTCTGTTGCTTTTAGTCCCGACGGAAAAACTATCGCTATTGCTAATCGTAAAAAATATAATATCAAGCTTTGGGATATAGCTAGCAATCGAAAAATTTGTAATCTTACACATAATGATTCATCTGCAATTAATCTTACTTTCAATCTTGACGGAAAAATTATTGCTAGTAGAGATAAATATGGTCATATCAGGTTATGGGATATAAATAAAAAGCAAGAGATATGTACTCTGTACGGAAATAATTCTAAAGTTAATTCTCTTATCTTTAGTTCTGAAGGACAAAACCAAATTTTATTAACTAGTGGTTGCGATAAAAATATATTAAAATTCCGAGATTTTAATCAGTCCTACGTTTATAATACTCAAGATTTTTATTATCAATGCATTACCGATTTTAATTCTCACACTAGTTCTATAGATTCTATTGCTATTAGTCCCGACGGAAAAAATCTTGCTAGTAGCAGCCACGATAATACTATCAAATTATGGAATATTTCTACAGGAAAAGAACTTCGGAGTATTGATACTAAATATTCTATTTATGCTATCGCTTTCAGCCCCGATGGATTAACTATTGCTAGTGGAGATTCTAAAAATAATATCTATATTTGGGACATAAATTCTGGTGAAAAAATCCGTATTTTAGAAGGACATACAGGGCGATTTGCTGGAGTTAATTCTTTAAAATTTAGCCCCGACGGACAAATTCTTGCTAGTGCTGGTGGTGATAAAACAGTAAAGTTGTGGAATTTAAATACAGGTGCAGAAATTATGACTTTAAAAGGTCATGAAAGATGGGTTAGCAGTGTTGCGTTTAGTCCAGATGGAAAAATATTCGCTAGCGGTAGTGCTGATGAAACAGCGAATTTTTGGGATTTAACTACTGGTGAAATACTTGAAACATTTAAGCATAATGATGAGATTCGCTCAATTGCTTTTAGTCCCAACGGAGAAATTTTTGCTACTGGTAGTAATGATAATACTATCAAGCTTTGGTCGGTAAGTAACAAAGAAGAAGTTTGTACTCTTAAAGGTCATAAAAGGTCTATTCGATATATTACCTTTAGTCCTAACGGAGAGATTCTAGCTACTAGTAGTTATGGCAATGATATCAAATTATGGGATATGAATACAAAGCAAGCAATCTTTTCTTTAGAAGGATACTTAGGTAAAGTTAATTCAATAGTTTGGAGTGCCGATGGTAAAACTTTATTTAGTGGTAGCGATGACAAGACTATTAAAGTTTGGCAATGCGAAGAAATGAAATAG
- a CDS encoding serine/threonine-protein kinase, with translation MSYCLNPHCQKPQNQKNANSCLTCGTQLLLKQRYRAIKPIGQGGFGRTLLAVDESKLLKPPCVIKQFLMMAQGTDNSQKAAALFEQEALRLNELGKHNQIPNLLDYLTQEEHQYLVQEYIDGYDLAEILKEQGTFKEDQIWELLNSLLPVLEFIHSRDVIHRDIKPENIIRSRDGKLCLVDFGAAKVVTGTAILQTGTSIGTPEFVAPEQSRGKAIYSSDLYSLGTTCIYLLTGVSPFDLFDISEYTWIWRQYLVENPVSDKLSNILDKLIENATSRRYQSATEILKTISPLQTTYINQSQLPNQRLPITFKNQNRHNKVVAVENKQYANTAKRPSPSNDKKLNYVWKCIHTLNHHAASISSIAISPNGNILVSASSYCAIKLWNINTSKSVRTFCCDYPIKTVAFSPNGLYIASGDSANNIIIWDVSSCSKRFAIKGHTDAGVNCLSFSPDGQIIVSAGSDKTIKLWNINTGNIIRTLKAHKKSVNSVAISPNGKLIASGGADRTARIWNLKTAKMLNTLDTDSKVNSVAFSPDGGIIATGGEAYNIKLWEVISGKEICTLDSLNWAKDGVFSAFSVKCLTFSLNGEILATNSYNNDIKLWNVNTKQEIHTLKGHSAKVNSIAFSPDERFLYSGSDDSTIKIWRWE, from the coding sequence ATGAGCTATTGCCTCAACCCCCATTGCCAAAAACCTCAAAATCAAAAGAATGCTAACAGTTGCCTGACTTGCGGTACTCAACTTCTTTTGAAACAACGCTATCGTGCCATCAAACCCATCGGGCAAGGTGGTTTTGGTAGAACTTTGTTAGCTGTTGACGAAAGCAAACTTTTGAAACCGCCTTGCGTCATCAAACAATTTCTGATGATGGCACAAGGTACTGATAATAGCCAAAAAGCTGCTGCATTATTTGAACAAGAAGCTTTAAGATTAAATGAATTAGGAAAACACAATCAAATACCCAATTTATTAGACTACTTAACTCAAGAAGAACATCAATATTTAGTACAAGAATACATTGATGGATATGACTTAGCAGAGATATTAAAAGAACAAGGCACTTTTAAAGAAGACCAAATTTGGGAATTATTAAATAGTTTATTACCCGTACTCGAATTTATTCATAGTCGTGACGTTATTCATCGAGATATTAAACCAGAAAATATTATCCGCAGCCGAGACGGAAAGCTATGCTTAGTAGACTTTGGTGCCGCAAAAGTTGTCACCGGAACCGCAATATTACAAACGGGAACCAGCATCGGCACTCCCGAATTTGTCGCACCGGAACAATCCAGAGGAAAAGCTATTTACAGCAGCGATTTATATAGTTTGGGAACAACCTGCATTTATTTATTAACTGGAGTTTCTCCCTTTGATTTATTTGATATTTCTGAATATACCTGGATATGGCGGCAGTATTTAGTTGAAAATCCCGTCAGCGATAAATTAAGCAATATTTTAGACAAATTAATTGAGAACGCTACCAGTCGCCGCTATCAATCGGCAACTGAAATATTAAAAACTATTAGTCCTCTACAAACAACCTATATTAATCAAAGTCAATTACCAAATCAACGGTTGCCAATAACATTTAAAAATCAAAATCGTCACAACAAAGTAGTTGCTGTTGAAAACAAACAATATGCAAATACTGCCAAAAGACCAAGCCCTTCAAATGATAAAAAATTAAATTATGTTTGGAAATGTATTCACACTCTTAACCATCATGCAGCTTCCATCAGTTCAATTGCTATTAGTCCGAATGGAAATATTTTAGTCAGTGCTAGCTCTTATTGTGCGATAAAACTATGGAATATTAATACTAGTAAATCAGTTCGGACTTTCTGTTGTGACTATCCGATTAAGACTGTTGCTTTTAGCCCAAATGGTTTATATATTGCCAGTGGTGATTCGGCAAACAATATTATCATTTGGGATGTAAGTTCCTGCTCTAAAAGATTTGCTATTAAAGGACATACGGATGCAGGAGTTAATTGTTTAAGTTTTAGTCCAGATGGTCAAATTATCGTTAGCGCGGGTAGCGATAAAACAATAAAATTGTGGAATATCAATACGGGAAATATAATTCGCACTCTTAAAGCTCATAAAAAATCGGTTAATAGCGTTGCTATCAGCCCAAATGGAAAATTAATTGCTAGCGGCGGTGCTGATAGAACAGCTAGAATTTGGAATTTAAAAACTGCTAAAATGCTGAATACTCTTGATACTGATTCTAAAGTTAATTCTGTAGCTTTTAGCCCAGATGGAGGAATTATTGCAACTGGTGGCGAAGCCTATAATATTAAGCTTTGGGAAGTAATTAGCGGAAAGGAAATTTGTACCCTTGATTCCCTCAACTGGGCTAAAGACGGTGTTTTTAGTGCATTTTCCGTTAAATGTCTTACTTTTAGCCTCAATGGCGAAATTCTTGCTACTAATAGTTATAACAATGATATTAAATTGTGGAATGTAAATACAAAACAAGAGATACACACTTTAAAAGGACATTCAGCTAAAGTTAATTCCATTGCTTTTAGCCCCGATGAAAGATTTTTATATAGCGGTAGCGACGATAGCACTATCAAAATTTGGCGATGGGAATGA
- a CDS encoding tetratricopeptide repeat protein, producing MKQWLFEQNLTGVPKRFGVALLSGFIATVTVSCSNDKDVLVTEIGVSPVATPVANPSTAKEFYAQGQYKHIQGDTQGAIAAYTKAISLNPEYVLAYNGRGLVQFDTGDRQGAIADYNEALRIAPDNAQAYNNRANARAAQGDVSGAVQDYDKAIELNPNYAEAYNNRGNARAADGDRNEAIADYTRAIEIKSNYAVAYNNRGNARAAQGDKEGAVADYNKAIELNPNFGAAYNNRGNARVELGDKDAGLADLQRAAEIFQEQDNQQLYNQVMENVKEIQ from the coding sequence ATGAAACAGTGGTTGTTTGAGCAAAATTTGACAGGAGTTCCCAAAAGATTTGGTGTAGCCTTGTTGAGTGGATTTATCGCAACTGTAACTGTTTCTTGCAGCAACGATAAAGACGTATTGGTAACGGAAATAGGAGTTAGCCCTGTAGCGACTCCAGTAGCGAACCCATCGACAGCGAAGGAATTTTACGCTCAGGGGCAGTACAAGCATATTCAGGGTGATACCCAGGGCGCGATCGCTGCATATACAAAAGCTATAAGCCTTAATCCAGAGTATGTTCTAGCCTATAACGGGCGCGGATTAGTACAGTTCGATACCGGAGACAGGCAAGGTGCGATCGCTGACTATAATGAGGCGCTTCGGATTGCACCAGATAACGCTCAAGCTTACAACAATCGCGCCAATGCTCGGGCTGCTCAAGGTGATGTAAGCGGTGCAGTTCAAGATTACGATAAAGCTATTGAATTAAATCCAAATTACGCCGAAGCATACAACAATCGTGGCAATGCTCGCGCCGCTGATGGAGATAGAAACGAAGCTATAGCCGATTACACGAGAGCCATTGAGATCAAATCTAACTACGCTGTTGCTTATAATAATCGAGGCAATGCTCGCGCCGCTCAAGGAGACAAAGAGGGAGCAGTTGCTGATTACAATAAAGCCATTGAACTCAATCCCAACTTTGGTGCTGCTTATAACAATCGGGGAAATGCTCGCGTCGAATTAGGAGATAAAGATGCTGGATTAGCAGATTTGCAGCGAGCCGCAGAAATTTTTCAAGAGCAAGATAATCAGCAACTGTATAACCAGGTTATGGAAAATGTTAAGGAAATTCAGTAA
- a CDS encoding 3'-5' exonuclease yields MPYLKSGDEIRSIVAKYTQSQTLWLDTEVADYDTRNPRLSLIQVLDDSTDLTGESVYILDVLDQPEIVTEFIDTIMINSSVEKVFHNAKYDLRFLGKKKAKNVTCTLETAKQIPYYVLPLPNYQLKTLAMTLCHFQDIDKQQQSSDWGIRPLSEEQIEYAYLDCIILAQVHLRLLELTQNINFDAATEDLTLLGAKYVELEQQWKLLKSEFEHLQERIKQAMLAQNLSETSDFKLNSYERTTTKVPFSELVRLVETKNVDLDFDITLTKDMQKNLGDNLQQLAVDVSKTSSFRLTSKQGESEE; encoded by the coding sequence ATGCCTTACCTAAAATCCGGTGACGAAATACGTTCTATCGTTGCTAAATATACTCAATCTCAAACTCTTTGGTTAGATACGGAAGTTGCCGATTACGATACTCGCAATCCGAGGCTATCGCTGATTCAAGTTTTGGATGATAGTACGGATTTAACTGGGGAAAGCGTCTATATTTTAGACGTACTCGACCAGCCAGAAATTGTGACCGAGTTTATAGATACAATTATGATAAATTCCTCAGTAGAAAAAGTATTTCATAATGCTAAATACGATTTAAGATTTTTAGGTAAAAAGAAAGCTAAAAATGTCACCTGCACTTTGGAGACGGCGAAACAGATACCTTACTATGTTTTACCTTTACCTAACTATCAATTAAAAACTTTGGCAATGACGCTTTGCCATTTCCAAGACATTGATAAACAGCAGCAAAGCAGCGATTGGGGAATTAGACCTTTAAGTGAAGAGCAAATAGAATATGCTTATCTTGACTGCATTATTCTGGCTCAAGTTCATTTACGTTTATTAGAATTAACTCAAAATATAAACTTTGATGCTGCAACAGAAGATTTAACTTTGCTTGGTGCAAAATATGTTGAATTAGAGCAGCAGTGGAAGTTGTTAAAATCTGAATTTGAGCATTTACAGGAACGAATTAAACAAGCAATGCTAGCTCAAAATTTATCTGAAACCTCAGATTTTAAACTTAATAGTTACGAACGCACAACAACTAAAGTGCCATTTTCCGAACTGGTACGGCTGGTAGAGACTAAAAATGTAGATTTAGATTTTGATATTACTTTAACTAAGGATATGCAAAAGAATTTAGGGGATAACCTACAGCAACTTGCTGTAGATGTTTCTAAAACTAGTAGTTTCAGGTTAACTTCTAAACAGGGAGAAAGTGAAGAATAA
- a CDS encoding GAF domain-containing protein, with translation MVQNSNQNFDRGLKKILNRLTETIERDTLITETTSRLRDKFDVDRVVLYYFYSQWDGQVTFEALSSEHLSILGSTGPDDCFNDGYAELYLQGRINAIEDIESEPIADCHRDFLRGLKVRANLVAPILTAKGLWGLLIAHHCQKPRLWTPSDIQMMQNEAQNLAKANAIRDS, from the coding sequence GTGGTACAGAATTCTAATCAAAATTTTGACCGTGGTCTTAAAAAGATACTAAATCGCTTAACTGAGACAATAGAACGGGATACTTTAATTACTGAAACGACATCTCGCTTGCGAGATAAATTTGATGTTGACAGGGTGGTTTTGTATTATTTTTATTCTCAGTGGGATGGGCAAGTTACTTTTGAAGCTTTGAGTTCGGAACATTTGTCTATTCTCGGTTCTACTGGCCCTGATGACTGTTTTAATGATGGGTATGCCGAATTGTATCTACAGGGAAGAATAAATGCGATTGAGGATATTGAGTCAGAACCAATTGCTGATTGCCACCGCGATTTTTTACGCGGTTTAAAAGTTCGTGCGAATTTAGTCGCACCTATTTTAACTGCTAAGGGTTTGTGGGGTTTACTAATAGCACATCACTGCCAAAAACCACGCTTATGGACTCCATCCGATATTCAAATGATGCAAAATGAAGCTCAAAATTTAGCTAAGGCGAATGCTATTCGCGATTCTTGA